The Cervus canadensis isolate Bull #8, Minnesota chromosome X, ASM1932006v1, whole genome shotgun sequence genome contains the following window.
AAAATCACAAAGCTCAGCAAACTCCCAACTAatatcaaacacacacaaacacatttatCTAGGCACATCACagtcaaactgctgaaaaccaaagtaaagagaaaattcttcaagacatccagagaaaaaaaacacattacatacagaaatatcaatttaaaaatgatgcCTGACTTATCAGCAACAAAGGAGCCATAAGACAATAACATGATATCCTTTTTTTCATAAACCAGGAATGAAATGCATCTTAATTAAGTTATTCAACAATTTCAAAGTTTGCATTTGGAACCATTCACAGAGTTCTTTTTAAGCTATTAATTTCACACAAGGCAAGGAAGACGTGTCTAGACAAATGTTCCTTAAAGGAAGTAtcttaaaataaaaccttttctgAAATGGCTATATATACTCTTGTGCCCaaacataaaatatcttttaaactgctgaaagaaaagcaaaatctggcaacctagaattctatatccaatggaaatatcttcaaaaatgaagtaaaatagagATGCTTTCAGGTTAACAAAATCTGAGCAAATgcatctccagcagatcttctgcAGACCAAGAAATGAAGACATTCTTTAGCTTGAGGGAAAATGACACTAGATGAAAGTGAGATCCacaggaaggaatgaagagcCATGGAAATGGCAAATATGCCACTAAATATGAAAGACTACTGTCCTCTCACCTTAATTGCTTAACAGACAAGTGActgttgaaaacaaaaataacaatgtaataatatgtaatgaaatatgaaatgaaaCATTTACATATGTTTCatatgtaaatgaaaaatatgaccATAGCATAAAGAATGAGACAGGAGGTACACTAAATTGTACTCTCATAAGGATCTTACGTTAGACATGAAACTGTAAAAGATTTATTCAAAGGAGACCGTGATACAGACATGATGTAAGGGATAGCACCACCAAAATACCTGCCTGGGTCACAGAAACCATGCTGCAAGCCCACCTGGGTGCTGACTGCCTTTTGACACTTTTAAAAATGGACTTTGCAACGGTGGTGTGGATTCCATCAATTAAATGGAGAATGGGGAAGCAAAGGTTTCCCCAAAAACCTTTAATGTGGGTTTTTGTTTGGGGTGGGTTTTTTCCCCAGCTCTGgagttttacttttaaatcttAAATGATATACTGCAGGCCTCAGGCTTAACAGGCCTGGTGAAGAACCTGTGGAAATGAGCTGGTGAAGAACCAATGGAAAAGTGTTCAAAAACTCCCATGTTAGCTCACAGGCATCTGAATGTATGTCTGTGGTccatagagaaggctgaagaAGATAGCTAGGGGATGCTGTATCAGCTACTGCAGCCTTAAAGTTGGTATCTCTTTGGACTTTAAAATTGTTCCcatgtagcttattttatttttgtttaatcaaATAGACAAGAGAGTTTTTCCATGCCAGGAGGAGGTAGGGACAGTAGAGCATGATAAATTAAAGATGCATATTGCAActcctagaaaataaaaaagaatactgaCTCCTACCTCACAGCATACACAAAAACTCATTTTAGATGGACCATAGATCTCaatataaaagctaaaattataaagcttCTTGAAGATAACACAGGAGAATGTCTTTGTGACCTCGTCATAGGTAAagatttcttaggaaaaaaaaaaagcattaaccataaaagaaaaaagtaataaattagagacatcaaaatttaaaacttctgctctttgaaagacactgtcaagaaaacagaaaaacaagcacAGACTGTGAGAAAAGATATTTaaggtatatttatatatatccttTGTATATATCTCATAAATGTATATATCTCATTGTATATATCTCTTTGTATATATCTCAtaaacagccactatggagaacagtgtggagattccttaaaaaactggaaatagaactgccatatgacccagcaatcccactcctgggcatacacaccgaggaaaccagatctgaaagagacacgtgcaccccaatgttcatcgcagcactgtttataatagccaggacatggaagcaacctagatgcccatcagcagatgaatggataaggaagctgtggtacatatacaccatggaatattactcagccattaaaaagaattcatttgaatcagttctaatgagatggatgaaactagagcccattatacagagtgaagtaagccagaaagataaacaccaatacagtatactaacgcatatatatggaatttagaaagatggtaatgataaccctatatgcaagacagaaaaagagacacagatgtatagaacagacttttggactctatgggagaaggcgagggtgggatgatctgagagaatagcattgaaacatgtatattgtcaagtgtgaaacagatcgccagtccaggttggatgcatgagacaagtgctcggggctggtgcactgggatgacccagagggatgggatgaggagggaggtgggaggggggttcaggatggggaatacttgtaaatccatggctgattcatgtcaatgtatggcaaaaaccactacaatattgtaaagtaaatagcctccaactgataaaaataaatggaaaaaaaatttttttaataaataaataagtaaatctttaaaaaaaaaaaagcacagactgtgagaaaagatatttaaggtatatttatatatatatcctttgtatatatttcataaatgaCCTGTATTCAGCATTTGTAGAGAACTCTAAAAACTCAATAAGAAAATAggcaataaattataataatttattaaataatattaaactaaatataattttataaataatattaaataataaagtataagAAACAAATCACCCAATTaataaatgggcaaaatattagaagaaacactaccaaaaaaagatatacaggagacaaagacatgaaaagatggtcaacatcattaGTTGTTAGGGAATTGCAAGTTAAAATAGTCACCTATTGCTCTCTCTTCCTCAGTGTGCTGCCTATAGAGGTGGCAGGTAGCTCTTACTCAGCATCATGGCCACCTTCAGACCCCACCTGAAGCCCAAGATCACCCAAAAGGGGACCAAAAGGTTAATCCAGCACCAGTCAGAACAATATGTCAAAATTAAGCAGAACTGGCGGAAACCGAGAGGCAATGATGACAGGGTGTGCGGGAGATTCAAAAGCCAGATCTTGATGCCCAGCATCAGTTACGAGAGGAACAAGAAAACAAGGTATATGCTGCCCAGCGGCTTCGGGAAGTACCTCATCCACAATGTCAAGGAGCTTGAAGTACTGCTGATGGACAAAAAATCTTACTGTGCTGAGACTGCTCACAATGTCTCCTCCAGGAACCACAAGGCCATTGTGAAAAGAGCAGCCCAGCTGGCCATCAGAATCACCAATCCCAACACCAGCCtgcacaatgaagaaaatgaatagaCAGCTGGTGTGCACATTTTGTTTCTGctaataaaaccataaaactcaggGGAAGAAAAGTTacctattagaatgactaaaattagaAAGACTGACCATACAAAGTGTTGGAAAGCATATATAACTCTcttatactgctggtgggaatgtcaaaTGGTGTAACCACATTGGAAACAATGtggcagtttttttaaaagttagacatACACCTGCCTTATGATCAGTTCATTCGACTTGtagagaaataaaagcacatgTTCATACAAAAGGCTTGagcatgaatgttcacagcaactttattcataataacccaAAGCTGGAAACAACACAAACACCCATCAAaagttgaatgagtaaataaattatgatatatgcatacaatggaatactactcagtgtTTAAAAGGAATAGATTATTGATATATGCAACATGGATGATCCTCGAGATAATtctgctgaatgaaagaagccagacaaaaatgAGCAcgtactatatgattccatttacaaaaaattttagaaactatAAATTGGCATATAGTAACagaaagattagtggttgcctggggatCGGTGGGCAGGCACGGAGGGGCAGAAGGGAAGGATTATAAAGGGGCATGAATTTGGGGGGTGATGGATGTGGGATATATTCATTGTCTCAATTGTCTTGATAGTTTCACAAGGATATAccttaaatatgtttaatttgttatatatcaactatacctcaataaagctattttttttaaaaagataccgtttgtgtgtgtatgacttGTATACAGAATATAACAACTACTCCTATGAATGAAGAATGAGAAgacaaactaaatgaaaatgagtaAAAGACCTGAACACTTTACAAAAGAATTTATTAAGTAGCcattaagcacatgaaaaggtgctgtacctcattagccattagggaagtGCAAATGAAAATTACAATCAGATTCCCTACACACTCACTAGAATGGGTGACAACCCTAAATACTGGTAAGGATGTAGAGCAATGGGATTCTCTTACATCATTGATGAGAATCGAAAATATAGTTCAATGACTTAGGAAAATTTTGACAGTATCTATTAAAGCTAAACATATGACTGTGATTCAGCAATTCctttcctaggtatttacccaagagaaacgAAAAAATAATGTCCACATAAAGACTGTACAAGAAAGTTCATTGTGGCTTATTCAGAATAGAACAAAACAGGAAATTACTCAACAGCAGAGAAATTAATTACAACATAGTCATTCAGTGGAAtacaactcagcaataaaaaggaacaaactactgacACAACAAAAACATTATGGTGAGCAAAAGAGAGCTGACATAAGAATACGTTCTACACGATTACACATATATGCAGTCCCAGAACAGAGCTGCTTGAAGTGGTTCTAGGAGCTCAACAGCACATGACCTGCAGATGTATTCCACCCCCAAAGACTGCTGATATGCAAAGGACACAGTTTGGGACGTATGGCACCCTATGTTGTCCAGGTGATATAAGCATGTCTACTGCTTTTCAAATTAATCATCATTTATGGGTTTCTTTTGCTCTTACAAGAACCAACTTTTAATAAGTATTTGCTCAGGgcagagattcaaccagtccatcctaaaggagatcagtcctgggtgttcattggaaggactgatgctgaagctgaaactccaatactttggccacctcatgtgacgagttgactcattggaaaagaccctgatactgggagggactgggggcaggaggagaaggggacaacagaggatgagatggttggatggcatcaccgactcaatggacatgagtttgagtaaactctgggagttgatggacagggaggcctggcgtgctgcaattcatggggtcgcaaagagtcggacatgactgagcaactgaactgaactgaagcttgcTATATCATTTAATTTAATATGACAACCCTGTAAGGTAATTATTATTCTCTTCTCACAAAAAAGGAAACTGGTCCAGGGTAATTAAACACCACCAACCTTTCTGAGCTTCCCTTTCTGTAACTGTGAACTGAAAAGCCTGCACTTCCTGACCTTGGAGGGCCCTTCTGGCTCTCATTTCCACAGCTGGACAACAGCTGTTGCCAAGCACCACGTCTAAGAAAAAATACCCCACGTAGAGTCCTATGTGTCTCTGCAGCCTTCTCCGAGTCACAGCTGTTTGGACTGCAGGTGAACATCTGACCTAGGCAGAGTCAATCAGAGCAAGAGCCAAAGACAAGCTGAGGAAACTAGTGTGCAGAGAACTAAATCGGCCCTGAGGATCACAGAAAAGGAGACCAGGGAGAGTGGAAAGCTCCAGGCCAGCCCTTTAGCATAAGGCCCTGCTATAGCTATTTCTGAGACATTGCCCTGTTTCCATTTCAGAAACCTACTCAAACCATCTGCACAGACCAGTGCCCTTTTCTGGCCTCCCACAACCTTTTAAGTACTGTTCGTACATTTAGGGAATTTCCTACATTTTAAGTCCTGCCTCCTCAAGATAGAAACCAGAAACTCTTTTCTCAACTTCCCTTGCAGTTAGGCCCCAGGCATGTGACGTAGCTCTGCCAGTCCCACACACCCAGCAAGGCTTGACTTCAGAACTTGGTGCCAGGCAGAAACCATTTTCTGACCAAGATGGTTCCCATGGCTCCCATGGTGGAATTTCTGGCATCCGGCACCCAGCATGTGGTGGCCATGGGATCTTGCTGGAACTGCCCCCCTACCTAATTTAGGCATTGCTTCAGGGGGGTGGACCTCCAACCAGGAAGTCTGGGAACACCTAGCATCTCTGAATAAACCCCTTCTCATCTTCAGTGACCTGGAGTGGGTTCTAAGGCTTGCAGTGCCATTCCTGAGCAACATCCTAAGTGAGACAGGTTCTCTCAAGTACCATCGCCTCCTTctggccccttcccctccccctctcccagaACCTCTTGAATTCTTCaccttgaaagagaaaaaacaactcAAACTTGAGACCAGGCAGCGCCTGTCAACCAAAACAAAGCTCCATGCCATTCATCACCAGGAAATAtcgaaaatggaataaaaaattgTTTACGCCATCCctgattttttttgaaattcaaatgaaaagtGGTCTCTCCTGGAATCAGAAGTGGTCATTCCAAAGACAAATCTCCTTGGCTGTCCAGAGCTGAGTTCCATGGGAATACCTTGGCCAAAAATACATTTgccaaattaaaataaagatcaCAGTGTGTGAGAAGAGAAAGTCAAACTCACTGGCAGTTGCTTAGCAATTTATTTTCACCCATTGGAATTTTGGGGAAGGATCCATGTGGAAATCTGAAAAGTCTTCAATGCTTTTACTTACCAGCCTGAGGTAAGGAGGGGAAGATGAGAAATTCAGCAGAACCAGCCTTGGCTCAGCCTGCCTCTGTCATAGCTCCGGTATTCCCATGTGGGGGTTTTCCAGAGCATTCAGTCTGGAAACACTCACCCAGAGGCAGCCACCTGTCACTCTAGGTCTCTCATAAACTCTGATGACACTgccttttttggtttttgttttgtatctcagtttcctcacctgttaaCAGGTTGACAGTTGTGAGGAACAGATGACTGGTAATGCTTGAAAATAGCTATGAAAGCACTGAGCCAAGCCAACAGCAGGTTCCGTGAGCACTGTTGTCACAAGATTAAATCTCACCAAAGGATCAGTACTTCAAGGACCAGGTGAATGTCTGCCCAAGGGTGGAATGCAAAATACCAAGCATCAGAATATTGAAGTTATTACTACAAGTTAGACTGCAAAGGAAGAATTTAGAATGGTTCGCTACCTGGGCTGCACATTAAAAGCACCTATGGAGTTTTTATTAcatcagaattttccagagtggAACCAGGTATCAGTACTCTTAAAGCTCCATAGGGAATTCCAATATAAAGCCCAAGTCAAAAACCAGGGGTCTAGGTGGACCAACTTTATAAAGATGGGATTCACCTGTGTGGTACAAAATGTCACAGGGTGTAACataaagttgggcttccctggtggctcagacggtaaagaatctgcatacaatgcaggagacccaggttcaatccctgggttgggaaaatcccctggagaagggaatggctacccaccccagtattcttgcctggagaattccatggacagaggagcctggctggctacagtccatggggttgcagagttggacacaactgagcaactaacactttcactcactttaaaCATCAAAGTTACCATATGCCCCAGCAGTTTCACTCCTCAGTGAAAGTAGGTGTTCTAACAAATACTTGTACACAAATCTCCCACAATAGCCCAAAGATGGAAGtaacaaatgttcatcaacaggtaaatggacAAACAAAACATAGTCTAGCCACACGGTGGAATGTTAATctgccatagaaaggaatgaagtactgaaccatgctacaacatggctgaacctcaaaaatattgtgctaagtgaaagcaGCCAGACACACAAGAccacatatgatttcatttatattaaatatccagaataggcaaatctatggaGAAAGAACGTGGATTAGTTGTTGCCAGGGGCTTAGGGGAAGAAAAGAGTGAGGAGTGACTGCTAAATAGGTACTGGGTTCCCTTTCAGGATGTGATAATGTTTTGCAACTGGACAGAGAGGAGAGtttcacaacattgtgaatgtactaactGCCATCGAATTCTACACTTTCAACTTGTTAATAGTTCATCTTCTATTACGTGAATTTTActtcaaacaacaacaaaatgttacaAGCTGTCCCTGGATTGGGGAAAAGACCGGAAATGGGTCTCTGCCTCTGTGTTCTGGTCCAGCCCCCAAGCTGCAGGGAGGCGGCGATGGCCAAGCTCAGATGCCCACAGAAtgatgtctcttttttaatttttttgaatgatgTCTTAATGCAGACCAGCTGAGGGATTTCTCCGCAGGTCCTCGGCTTTTCAAGTATGTGCTTTGGCCTCTTGAGGTTTGCTAGGAAAACAGTTACTCATGGAGTTTCCAACCACAGAATGAGTTTGAAGTGTTTCTTCATCCTCATTGTTTTCAAAGAAATTGTGTCTCATGAAACCAAAATAGCAAGGGAAAATACGGTCCGTTTTCTGATTTCAGCAAAATCTCTTCAGCCACTTTGGCTGTACAAGTCATTCCCCTCTCCTGGAAAATACGATCCCAACTACTCCAGAGACCAAGCCCCAGGGCTGGATGTTCAGGACCAAATAGGCTGAGAGAAGCAGAAATGCAAGGAGGGAGACCATCCCATGGCCTCTCTTCTCACAGGGACCCCATAACTTGCTTCTCACATCATGCAGAGATTGTCTGTGACAGAAAAGAAAGGCTCAAGGATTCACACTGCAGCTTTGCTGGCCAGTGTGAATCATGGTGGGTGGAGAAATCAGTTGGTCATCAGAGAGATGGTCTACTGACGGCCTCACAGGCCCTGTGGATCTCGAGGTGGCGAGCTGTCCCATCTGAGGCAAACACTAGGCCTCAGAAAGTCCTCCAGGCCTAAAGATACTTggcccaaactggaaacaacttaaatgctcAACACTAGGGCAATGGATAAACAAACCAGTACACCCCAACAAGGGAAAATTACTTGGCAATCAAAAGGAAGGAGCTATTTCTCTATGTAATGACATCAAATCTCACACACATACTGCCCGGCCCCCCACAGCACCTGGTCGATAACGAAGGATTTGTTCTGGGGTGCAGCTGCTCTCTTTCTCTACATACAACCTTCCTTTTTTTAAGTCAAGTTGATTCAGGTATAATTTACTTACAATAAAATGTCTCCATTTTAAGTGTATGTAGTTCAGCAagtatgacaaacatagacaccTGTGTAACCCCCATCCTAATCACAGTTTAGAACATTCCTGTCTCCCAGAAATTTTCCCTTCCCATCCTCTTTTCCAGGTAACCACTGATATGGTTTTCAAAGCACAGCCTCGCCTGTTCTAGAATTTCGTGTAAACAAAATCAAATGGTTCTTTCAATCAACATTATGTTTGTGAAATTCAGCTCTGTTGTTCCAAATACCAGTTGACAATTCTTTGTTATTGCTACACagtgttccattgtatgaatgtattGCCATTTGTGTATTCGGTCACCtggtgatggacatttggattgcttccagTTTTCAACTCTTGTGACTAAAGCTGAGGTAAGGACTCAGGTGCAAGTCTTTttgtggacatgtgttttcatttcctttttatatagGAATGGGATTGCCGGCCCATATGGTAAATTGTTGAGTTACCACCCAAGAAACTGCCTAacagttctccacagtggctgaaccatttcgcattcccaccagcagacTTTGAGAATCCCAGTTGCTCCACATCCCTACCAACACTTGCAACGGTCTTTTTGATTCCAGCCATCCTGGTGGGTGTGAggtggcatctcattgtggtttgggtttgcatttccccaatgacTACTgacatggagcatcttttcatacgcTTATTAGCATTTTGTATATCTTCCttgaagaaatagatattttaaaatatttgccaatttttaaaaattgggttgcCTTATTAACTGATTTgaagaatttcattttatatgtgtgttatatatgggctttcctggtggctcagttggtaaagagtccccctgcaatgcaggagacccaggtttgatccctgggttgggaaga
Protein-coding sequences here:
- the LOC122435412 gene encoding 60S ribosomal protein L32-like, with translation MATFRPHLKPKITQKGTKRLIQHQSEQYVKIKQNWRKPRGNDDRVCGRFKSQILMPSISYERNKKTRYMLPSGFGKYLIHNVKELEVLLMDKKSYCAETAHNVSSRNHKAIVKRAAQLAIRITNPNTSLHNEENE